A window of Castanea sativa cultivar Marrone di Chiusa Pesio chromosome 1, ASM4071231v1 contains these coding sequences:
- the LOC142605878 gene encoding nodulation receptor kinase-like: MGESYVSSEVRGTFGYVDPEYRSNQRVNSSADVYSFGIVLQQIVSGKKVINLNLKKPMPLSKMAWVHSRSGSIAEFSDPKLDGEYSTEAFDLTLQLALSCTSLKKERPSMEQVVERLKEALKISTRAKAGAPQTKPEQSFTS; the protein is encoded by the exons ATGGGTGAGAGCTATGTAAGTTCAGAAGTTAGAGGAACTTTTGGATATGTTGATCCTGAGTACCGAAGCAACCAACGAGTAAATTCATCTGCTGATGTCTACAGCTTTGGTATAGTACTTCAACAGATTGTCTCCGGAAAGAAAGTCATTAATTTGAATCTGAAGAAGCCAATGCCATTGAGTAAAATG GCATGGGTGCATAGCAGAAGTGGCAGTATTGCAGAGTTTTCTGACCCTAAACTTGATGGGGAGTACTCCACAGAAGCTTTTGATCTAACACTTCAGCTGGCTCTATCATGCACGTCACTTAAGAAAGAAAGACCATCTATGGAGCAAGTTGTTGAAAGATTAAAGGAGGCCCTTAAGATATCAACAAGGGCAAAAGCCGGTGCTCCTCAAACTAAGCCAGAACAGTCTTTCACGTCATAA
- the LOC142616478 gene encoding benzaldehyde dehydrogenase, mitochondrial-like has product MATQSLSSLLSISSSSSLRSLGRYFSWGRAINRFSTSVAVEEPIRPTVQIDYTQLLINGQFVDAASGKTFPTLDPRTGEVIAHVAEGDTEDVNRAVSAARKAFDEGPWPKMTPYERSCIIYRFADLLEKHRNEVAALETWDNGKPYEQAANVEIPLVIRTFRYYAGWADKIHGLTVPADGPYHVQTLHEPIGVAGQLVPWNFPLLIYSWKVGPALACGNTMVLKTAELTPLSALYVSKLFLEAGLPPGVLNVISGFGPTAGAALCSHMDVDKLDFTGSTDTGKIVLGLASKSNLKKVTLELGGKSPIIVCEDADVDLAVEHAHSAVFFNQGQCCCAGSRTFVHESIYNEFVEKAKARALKRVVGDPFKKGVEQGPQINGEQFKKILNYIRSGIESGATLEYGGERVGSKGYYIQPTVFSNVEDNMLIAKEEIFGPVQSILKFKTLDEVIRRANTTQYGLAAGVFTKNINTANTLTRALHVGTVWINCYFVFDAAIPFGGNKMSGNGREKGMNGLSNYLQVKAVVTPLKNPAWL; this is encoded by the exons ATGGCCACTCAAAGCCTCTCCTCTTTACTTTCAATTTCTTCCTCTAGTTCTCTACGATCTTTGG GTCGTTACTTTAGCTGGGGAAGAGCCATTAATAGGTTTAGTACCTCTGTTGCTGTCGAGGAACCAATAAGACCAACTGTTCAAATAGATTATACTCAACTTCTCATCAATGGACAATTTGTTGATGCTGCATCAG GAAAAACTTTTCCAACACTGGATCCTAGGACAGGAGAAGTGATAGCCCATGTTGCTGAAGGTGACACCGAAGATGTAAACCGTGCTGTCTCAGCTGCCCGCAAGGCGTTTGATGAGGGACCATGGCCAAAGATGACTCCTTAT GAAAGATCATGTATAATATATCGTTTTGCTGATTTACTGGAAAAGCACAGAAATGAAGTTGCAGCACTTGAAACTTGGGATAATGGGAAGCCATATGAACAGGCTGCCAATGTTGAAATACCATTGGTGATACGAACATTTCGATATTATGCTG GTTGGGCAGATAAAATTCATGGTCTCACAGTTCCAGCTGACGGACCTTACCACGTCCAGACCCTGCACGAACCCATTGGTGTTGCAGGGCAGCTTGTTCCATGGAATTTTCCTCTTCTAATATATTCTTGGAAGGTTGGGCCTGCTTTAGCATGTGGTAACACAATGGTACTGAAGACTGCAGAGCTAACACCATTGTCTGCTCTTTATGTGTCAAAGCTATTCCTTGAG GCTGGACTTCCTCCTGGTGTTCTTAATGTGATCTCTGGCTTTGGTCCAACTGCTGGTGCAGCACTTTGTAGTCATATGGATGTTGACAAG cttGATTTCACTGGGTCAACCGACACTGGAAAGATAGTACTTGGACTGGCTTCAAAAAGCAATCTTAAGAAGGTGACTTTAGAGCTTGGAGGAAAATCTCCTATTATTGTGTGTGAGGATGCTGACGTTGATTTGGCTGTTGAGCATGCACATTCTGCTGTGTTCTTTAATCAG GGCCAATGTTGCTGTGCTGGATCTCGCACATTTGTACATGAAAGCATATACAATGAGTTCGTAGAGAAAGCAAAAGCACGTGCATTGAAACGTGTAGTTGGAGATCCTTTCAAGAAGGGGGTTGAACAAGGTCCTCAG ATTAATGGTGAGCAATTCAAAAAGATCCTCAACTACATAAGATCAGGCATTGAAAGTGGTGCTACGCTTGAATATGGAGGTGAAAGAGTTGGCTCCAAGGGCTATTATATTCAACCCACTGTTTTCTCAAATGTTGAG GACAACATGTTGATAGCAAAGGAAGAGATCTTTGGCCCAGTACAGTCCATCTTAAAATTCAA GACTCTTGATGAAGTGATACGAAGGGCGAATACAACTCAATATGGGTTGGCTGCTGGAGTTTTTACTAAGAACATAAACACTGCCAACACCTTGACTCGTGCTTTGCATGTTGGGACAGTATGGATAAACTGTTATTTCGTTTTTGATGCTGCAATACCTTTTGGTGGGAACAAGATGAGTGGCAATGGGAGAGAAAAAGGGATGAACGGCCTTAGCAACTACTTGCAAGTTAAGGCCGTTGTTACTCCCCTGAAGAATCCAGCGTGGCTGTAA
- the LOC142622002 gene encoding cyclic nucleotide-gated ion channel 18-like, whose product MNKIISNSTSKFRHFRRHSAAAAAATATDEPSNHYILWQYQILDPDSDIVTYWNQIFLVTSLIALFIDPLYFYLPSVSGPACLSTDTSLSIAVTLFRSITDLFYLLHMIMKFRTAFVAPSSRVFGRGELVMDAREIAVRYLKSDFIIDLAATLPIPQIIIWIVIPGTRHSRADHANNTLALFVLIQYIPRLFLIFPLNRRIIKTTGVVAKTAWAGAAYNLLLYMLASHVLGAVWYLSSIGRQFSCWNAECARESRILSCLPSYLDCNSLQQSERQYWLNITHVLYNCDPKNEDINFKFGMFAAAFTNDVASSRFIEKYLYCLWWGLRNLSSYGQTLETTTYLGETLFCIVLCIFGLVLFAFFIGNMQTYLQSMTVRLEEWRIKKKDTEEWMRHRQLPPVLQERVLRFVEYKWFATRGVNEESILRSLPLDLRREIQRHLCLALVRRVLFFSQMDDQLLDAICERLVSSLNTQGTYIVREGDPVNEMLFIIRGQLESSTTDGGRSGFFNSITLRPGDFCGEELLTWALMPNSSLNLPSSTRTVRALTEVEAFALQAEDLKFVASQFKRLHSKRIQHAFRYYSHQWRTWGACLIQAAWRRYWKKKEAKELARQESFYYMSIYDQDGNYNDELADGNYEDESGQRPSGDNARNAQHLGVTLLASKFAANTRRGANQKVLGGDPASTGLKMPQLFKPVEPDFSVDREDV is encoded by the exons ATGAATAAAATAATCTCCAATTCAACCTCAAAGTTCCGCCATTTCCGGCGCCACTCTGCCGCCGCCGCAGCCGCCACCGCCACAGACGAACCTTCAAACCACTACATCTTATGGCAATACCAAATCCTCGACCCAGACAGCGACATCGTCACCTACTGGAACCAAATCTTCCTCGTCACCTCCCTCATTGCTCTCTTCATCGACCCTCTCTACTTCTACCTCCCCTCCGTCAGCGGCCCCGCCTGCCTCTCCACCGACACCAGCTTGAGCATCGCCGTCACGCTCTTTCGCTCCATCACAGATCTCTTCTACCTCCTCCACATGATCATGAAGTTCAGGACCGCTTTTGTCGCCCCTAGTTCGAGGGTTTTCGGCCGCGGCGAGCTCGTCATGGACGCTCGAGAGATCGCCGTCCGGTACTTGAAGTCCGATTTCATCATCGATCTCGCTGCCACACTCCCTATACCACAG ATTATCATCTGGATAGTAATTCCAGGAACAAGACACTCCAGAGCTGATCATGCCAACAACACTCTCGCTCTTTTTGTTCTTATACAATATATTCCGAGACTATTTCTCATCTTCCCTTTGAATCGGCGTATTATAAAAACGACAGGGGTTGTTGCCAAGACTGCTTGGGCAGGAGCTGCATACAATCTTCTTCTTTACATGCTAGCCAGTCAT GTATTGGGAGCTGTATGGTATCTATCATCTATAGGGAGGCAGTTCTCCTGCTGGAATGCCGAGTGTGCAAGGGAGTCACGAATTCTGAGTTGTCTCCCTAGTTATTTAGATTGTAATAGTTTGCAACAATCTGAACGACAATACTGGCTGAACATCACTCATGTTCTTTATAATTGTGATCCAAAGAATGAAGACATCAATTTTAAGTTTGGAATGTTTGCAGCTGCTTTTACTAATGATGTTGCTTCCTCACGTTTTATTGAGAAGTACTTATATTGTCTTTGGTGGGGTTTGAGAAATCTAAG TTCATATGGACAAACTTTGGAGACGACCACATATCTTGGCGAGACACTATTTTGCATTGTTTTATGCATCTTTGGTTTAGTTCtgtttgcattttttattgGCAACATGCAG ACTTATTTGCAATCGATGACAGTACGACTTGAAGAATGGAGGATTAAGAAAAAAGATACAGAGGAGTGGATGAGGCATCGCCAGTTACCTCCAGTTCTGCAAGAACGTGTTCTTCGGTTTGTTGAATACAAATGGTTTGCCACAAGAGGAGTTAATGAAGAATCCATACTGCGTTCATTACCCTTGGACCTCCGTCGTGAAATTCAACGACATTTATGTCTTGCACTCGTTCGTCGT GTCCTATTCTTCTCACAAATGGATGACCAGCTTCTTGATGCCATATGTGAACGCCTTGTGTCATCACTAAACACCCAAGGCACCTACATTGTTCGAGAGGGTGATCCAGTAAATGAGATGCTGTTTATCATTAGGGGACAATTGGAGAGCTCCACAACTGATGGAGGAAGGTCCGGGTTCTTCAACTCTATCACCCTTAGACCTGGTGACTTCTGTGGTGAGGAATTACTGACATGGGCCTTAATGCCAAACTCTAGTCTAAACCTGCCTTCTTCAACCCGGACTGTTAGAGCCCTTACTGAAGTTGAAGCTTTTGCACTTCAAGCCGAGGACCTTAAGTTTGTTGCAAGTCAGTTCAAGCGCCTTCACAGCAAGAGAATTCAGCATGCATTCAGGTACTACTCCCACCAATGGAGGACATGGGGTGCTTGCTTAATACAAGCAGCTTGGAGAAGATATTGGAAGAAAAAGGAGGCAAAGGAATTGGCTAGACAGGAGAGCTTCTACTATATGTCAATTTATGACCAAGACGGTAACTACAATGATGAGCTAGCAGATGGGAATTATGAGGATGAGAGTGGACAGAGACCATCAGGGGACAATGCACGTAACGCTCAGCATCTTGGGGTCACACTCCTGGCCTCAAAGTTTGCTGCAAATACAAGAAGAGGGGCTAACCAGAAAGTTCTGGGGGGTGATCCTGCTTCTACTGGCTTAAAGATGCCCCAATTATTTAAGCCTGTTGAACCTGATTTCTCTGTAGATCGAGAGGATGTTTAG